In Tachysurus fulvidraco isolate hzauxx_2018 chromosome 1, HZAU_PFXX_2.0, whole genome shotgun sequence, a single window of DNA contains:
- the muc15 gene encoding mucin-15 translates to MQGKHASKMPSGTAFVLLLTLQSLQLVSTQTANPGNEETTSLLFSEIPDNWKRVNDEDNGISSGSMPFSGDDEYQAYNKTDIAVKGQYDVNTNTTASPQTTVNVNDNSSSLQNDTSNLFTLSPSLEPATTNDSNVNLTETNTTTPSPGNSTTAITVTNATSTADFNITQHSTSEVSENFTTTSPPQVSNYTNSPSENVTNMTVSTTSTNMTVSTTSSNMTVSTTSTNMTVSTTSTNMTVSTMTTMQTSVYTTEMNITGVSLDIKGNMDRGLAADNEQQSKTQAWGAILGIGVAVAIVAMVIFIIVKRRNYREFSHRKLEEDSPPEPVLRLENSEPLDLKFDGFAYYNPGLQGDNIQMTNFPQGYTK, encoded by the exons ATGCAG GGAAAGCATGCAAGCAAGATGCCTTCAGGTACCGCCTTTGTTTTACTGCTGACACTCCAGAGTCTTCAGCTGGTGTCCACTCAAACTGCTAATCCAGGGAATGAAGAAACGACTTCTTTACTATTCAGTGAGATACCTGATAATTGGAAAAGAGTAAATGATGAAGACAATGGGATTTCGTCAGGCTCCATGCCATTTAGTGGGGATGATGAATATCAAGCTTACAACAAGACTGACATTGCAGTAAAAGGACAATATGATGTTAACACGAATACAACCGCATCACCTCAGACTACAGTCAACGTCAACGATAACTCATCAAGCCTGCAAAATGACACGAGCAATCTTTTCACACTGAGCCCATCACTGGAACCTGCAACCACCAATGACAGCAATGTAAACCTCACAGAGACCAACACCACAACTCCAAGTCCTGGGAATTCTACCACTGCTATTACAGTTACAAATGCTACTTCTACTGCTGATTTTAATATCACTCAGCATTCAACATCAGAAGTCAGTGAGAACTTTACAACTACAAGTCCACCACAAGTTTCAAATTACACAAACTCCCCTAGTGAGAATGTAACAAATATGACCGTCTCTACAACCTCTACAAATATGACCGTCTCTACAACCTCTTCAAATATGACCGTCTCTACAACCTCTACAAATATGACCGTCTCTACAACCTCTACAAATATGACCGTCTCTACAATGACTACCATGCAGACCAGTGTATACACCACAGAAATGAACATAACTGGGGTATCGCTTGATATCAAAGGGAATATGGATAGAG GTCTGGCTGCAGATAATGAACAGCAAAGCAAAACTCAGGCATGGGGAGCCATTCTGGGTATTGGTGTTGCAGTGGCaattgttgccatggtgatcTTTATCATTGTGAAACGAAGGAACTACAGAGAATTCTCACACAGGAAACTGGAGGAAGATTCGCCACCTGAACCAG TTCTAAGGCTAGAGAACAGTGAGCCCCTGGATTTGAAATTTGATGGATTTGCATACTACAATCCTGGACTACAAGGAGACAACATTCAAATGACTAACTTTCCACAAGGATACACTAAGTAA